The Nitrospiraceae bacterium genome has a window encoding:
- a CDS encoding glycosyltransferase, translated as MRRLTLCFVGPAASVNLRRWVGWFAERGHDCTVLTVEPADAQRITGWRQVDLSDPARCGKWGRLISAARLAPTIARLKPDVVHVHYLRGLAWGLAASMPHPCVLTPWGSDVLPDQGAFREWYSSGLTRRLLKQADLVTAHSAYMESAVQGLVADLPRMERIGWGVDLNRFRPGLDAADLRRSLELGPNDPVILSPRLAQPLYRHELILDAMPAVLRSIPRACLVLTEYFADPDYVRRLRERTEQLGIARQVRFVGALSYADMPRWYNLASAVVMVPASDGMPNSLLETMASGAVPVLNRLPQYDELVQDGENGRRVESDSGSLAQALIAVLEDELFRRRCRDDNRRIMERIGDQDREMSTMLSLYEQLAEAVGHEGSRGAQACAR; from the coding sequence ATGAGACGCTTGACGCTGTGTTTCGTCGGGCCGGCGGCATCCGTCAACCTCCGTCGATGGGTAGGGTGGTTTGCCGAACGGGGCCATGATTGCACCGTCTTGACGGTCGAGCCGGCCGACGCGCAGCGCATCACCGGCTGGCGGCAGGTGGATTTGTCCGATCCCGCGAGATGCGGAAAGTGGGGAAGACTGATTTCCGCCGCGCGGCTCGCTCCCACGATTGCTCGACTCAAGCCGGACGTAGTGCATGTCCATTACCTCAGGGGACTGGCCTGGGGACTGGCGGCGTCGATGCCCCATCCCTGCGTGCTCACTCCGTGGGGGAGCGATGTCCTACCCGACCAAGGGGCCTTTCGCGAATGGTACAGCAGTGGCTTGACGCGGCGCTTGCTGAAACAGGCCGATCTCGTCACCGCTCATTCGGCATACATGGAATCCGCCGTGCAGGGGCTTGTTGCGGACCTGCCGCGGATGGAACGAATCGGGTGGGGAGTGGACCTGAATCGGTTTCGCCCCGGTCTCGACGCGGCTGACCTGCGCCGGAGTCTGGAGCTTGGACCCAACGACCCGGTCATCCTCAGTCCCCGCCTCGCCCAGCCTCTCTACCGTCACGAACTGATTCTCGATGCAATGCCGGCGGTCTTGCGCTCCATCCCCCGAGCCTGTCTCGTTCTTACGGAGTATTTCGCGGACCCAGACTATGTCCGGCGTCTCAGAGAGAGAACCGAGCAACTTGGCATCGCGCGGCAGGTGCGGTTCGTCGGAGCCTTGAGCTACGCCGACATGCCACGCTGGTACAACCTGGCGTCGGCTGTCGTCATGGTGCCCGCATCGGATGGGATGCCGAATTCACTCTTGGAAACCATGGCCAGCGGCGCAGTGCCGGTGTTGAACCGGTTGCCACAATACGATGAGTTGGTGCAGGACGGAGAGAATGGGCGCCGAGTGGAATCGGACTCGGGATCCCTCGCCCAGGCCTTGATTGCGGTGCTGGAAGACGAGCTGTTTCGCCGGCGCTGTCGGGATGACAATCGACGGATCATGGAGCGGATCGGCGACCAGGATCGCGAAATGTCGACCATGCTCTCGCTCTATGAGCAACTCGCCGAAGCCGTCGGGCACGAGGGGTCGAGAGGAGCCCAGGCATGTGCGCGATAG
- the asnB gene encoding asparagine synthase (glutamine-hydrolyzing), whose translation MCAIAGLLVPSGDAIAPRILGTMSELQAHRGPDGEGYTLLATGAGGAAVTASSHEQLSAMTGRFALGLAHRRLAIIDLSEAGHQPMASADGRDWITYNGEIYNFVELRQELRELGWSFRSASDTEVLLAAYRQWGLACLDRLNGMFAFALWDGVLRQLVCARDRMGEKPFYYAWKDGRLAFASELKAVLPAVGAITVNQPLAYAYLDGGRLDYTDETFVEQVRQLEPAHYLLIKDGRLVKGQYWSLPIDRQQTVDESDAAVRERFRVLLSDAVRIRLRSDVAVGSCLSGGLDSSAIVCVTQDFLRASASALPRGSYPRQKTFSACFAQEHFDERRYIQELVRARGLDAHYTIPDPKELATVVEHLVWQHDEPFGSTSIFAQWAVMRLVSESGVKVVLDGQGADELLGGYHGFFGAYFADLLRAGQWARLFREGQAYRRLHGSVPPQALGNFGRALFPPDVVHGVRCAGSGSRSWMRREFSRQYGNPEPPDPEAADAVASLQRRLLFRQGLRALLRAEDRNAMAFGVEARLPFLDHRLVEWVSGLETRWKLRDGWTKVLLRESLEGLLPPAIQWRRDKMGFATPEDEWFRGELGRVLADCLEDSRTGSRGYLDIAGARRAWSAHRDGHASIGTTLWRWLNLELWCRQFADQRPCGAS comes from the coding sequence ATGTGCGCGATAGCGGGCCTGCTGGTACCTTCCGGTGACGCGATCGCCCCCCGCATCCTCGGGACGATGTCCGAGCTACAGGCCCATCGTGGGCCGGACGGCGAGGGGTATACCCTCCTCGCGACGGGTGCCGGGGGTGCGGCGGTCACAGCCAGCAGCCATGAACAGCTGTCGGCGATGACCGGCCGGTTTGCGCTTGGCCTGGCGCACCGGCGGCTCGCGATCATCGATCTCAGCGAGGCGGGCCATCAACCGATGGCGAGCGCGGATGGGCGTGATTGGATCACCTATAACGGCGAGATCTACAACTTCGTCGAACTGCGGCAGGAATTGCGTGAATTGGGGTGGTCGTTTCGGTCGGCATCGGATACCGAAGTGTTGCTGGCTGCCTATCGCCAGTGGGGATTGGCCTGCCTTGATCGTCTCAATGGGATGTTTGCTTTTGCCCTGTGGGATGGTGTCTTGCGGCAGCTTGTCTGCGCCAGGGACCGGATGGGAGAGAAACCCTTCTATTACGCTTGGAAGGACGGACGGCTGGCCTTCGCATCGGAGTTGAAGGCGGTCTTGCCCGCCGTCGGGGCGATCACGGTCAATCAACCCTTGGCCTACGCCTATCTGGATGGCGGGCGGTTGGACTATACGGACGAGACGTTCGTCGAACAGGTGCGGCAACTCGAACCGGCGCACTATCTTCTCATCAAAGACGGGCGGTTGGTAAAGGGACAGTACTGGAGCCTTCCAATCGACAGGCAACAGACGGTTGATGAATCGGATGCCGCCGTGCGGGAAAGGTTTCGGGTCCTGTTGTCGGATGCCGTGCGGATCCGGTTGCGCAGTGATGTGGCGGTGGGAAGCTGTCTGAGCGGAGGATTGGACTCCTCTGCGATCGTGTGCGTGACGCAGGATTTCCTCCGCGCCTCGGCTTCCGCTCTCCCTCGAGGTTCCTATCCCCGGCAGAAGACCTTTTCCGCTTGTTTTGCCCAGGAACATTTCGACGAGCGGCGGTATATCCAAGAACTGGTGCGGGCCCGTGGCCTCGATGCCCATTACACGATCCCGGACCCGAAAGAATTGGCCACGGTGGTAGAGCATCTGGTTTGGCAACATGATGAGCCGTTCGGTTCTACCAGCATCTTTGCCCAGTGGGCGGTGATGCGCCTCGTGTCCGAGTCGGGGGTGAAGGTGGTGCTCGACGGGCAGGGGGCCGATGAACTCCTTGGCGGTTACCATGGGTTTTTCGGCGCCTACTTCGCCGATCTCCTGCGTGCCGGCCAATGGGCGAGGTTGTTCCGCGAGGGGCAAGCCTATCGCCGCTTGCATGGCAGCGTTCCTCCGCAAGCTCTCGGGAATTTCGGCCGCGCCCTGTTTCCGCCAGATGTCGTGCACGGCGTTCGCTGCGCAGGGAGCGGGAGCCGAAGCTGGATGCGGCGTGAGTTTTCCAGGCAATACGGTAACCCTGAGCCGCCGGACCCGGAAGCGGCGGATGCGGTGGCTTCACTGCAACGCCGATTGCTGTTCCGGCAAGGGCTCCGGGCTTTGTTGCGTGCCGAGGATCGTAACGCGATGGCGTTCGGCGTCGAGGCGCGGTTGCCGTTCTTGGACCATCGACTCGTCGAGTGGGTGTCGGGGCTCGAGACGCGGTGGAAGTTGCGGGACGGCTGGACCAAGGTCCTACTGAGAGAATCGCTCGAGGGGCTGTTGCCGCCCGCAATCCAGTGGCGGAGGGACAAGATGGGGTTTGCGACTCCGGAGGACGAATGGTTTCGTGGCGAATTGGGGCGGGTGTTGGCGGACTGCCTGGAGGATTCCCGTACCGGCTCCAGAGGTTACCTGGACATTGCCGGAGCCCGCCGCGCCTGGTCGGCGCATCGTGATGGACATGCCTCGATCGGTACGACGCTCTGGCGCTGGCTCAATTTGGAATTATGGTGTCGTCAGTTTGCGGATCAACGGCCATGCGGCGCGTCCTAG
- a CDS encoding glycosyltransferase family 4 protein, which yields MMQKVASRAVAPEAFSEERRGQGARPRMVRVCFVSPLGYGLYHPESGLPFGGAEVQIFLTSGVLAKDTGFHTSVLTTVDREPATEQLGALTLITRRGQGRLSGRTGLLAALRGYWSSFREMWDLFQRINADVYVHAGAGVEVGAYALICRFLHRRFVFVVASNADLTDRYGLVRGPLARLYPLGVRLADEVVCRTEDQRELLRRRFGREGLLIRSGHPIPMQGDRSRQSMLWVGRIHPVKQPLVFLDLAARCPDIRFTMVGMRDPLEPTLWDAVRTRVAQLSNVVFLPNQSLAEVEETFQAATLLINTSQYEGFPNTYIQAAASGVPIVSLTVDPDHVLAQHRIGRCAGGDFDAMVEAVKRFGRDERLREDYARRARVYAIGNHSLEVAVSRWKDTLLTLAGQAQVELLREAA from the coding sequence ATGATGCAAAAGGTTGCCAGCCGAGCGGTTGCCCCAGAGGCCTTCTCGGAGGAACGGCGAGGACAGGGCGCACGCCCACGCATGGTGCGAGTCTGTTTCGTGTCCCCGCTAGGCTACGGTCTGTACCATCCGGAATCCGGCCTGCCGTTCGGTGGTGCCGAAGTCCAGATTTTCCTCACATCGGGAGTGTTGGCGAAAGATACGGGTTTCCACACCAGCGTGCTGACCACCGTGGATCGGGAGCCTGCGACCGAACAACTGGGAGCGTTGACCCTGATTACGAGACGGGGCCAAGGGCGCCTGAGCGGACGCACCGGACTGCTGGCCGCATTGCGAGGCTACTGGTCGTCGTTTCGGGAAATGTGGGACTTGTTTCAGCGGATCAATGCCGATGTTTACGTCCATGCCGGGGCAGGGGTAGAAGTCGGGGCGTACGCGTTGATCTGCCGCTTTCTGCATCGCCGCTTCGTCTTCGTGGTGGCTTCGAACGCCGACCTCACCGATCGATACGGACTCGTGCGCGGGCCGCTGGCTCGGCTGTATCCATTGGGCGTGCGATTGGCGGATGAGGTCGTCTGTCGCACCGAGGATCAGCGGGAGTTGCTGCGCCGGCGATTCGGGCGCGAAGGGCTCTTGATCCGAAGCGGCCATCCGATCCCCATGCAAGGTGATCGCTCCAGGCAATCGATGCTGTGGGTCGGCCGCATCCATCCGGTCAAGCAGCCGTTGGTCTTTCTCGACCTCGCCGCCCGCTGTCCCGATATACGGTTTACGATGGTCGGCATGCGTGACCCGCTGGAGCCTACCCTGTGGGATGCCGTGCGGACACGAGTCGCCCAACTTTCGAACGTCGTGTTCTTGCCGAATCAGTCCCTGGCCGAGGTCGAGGAGACTTTTCAGGCTGCGACACTGCTGATCAACACCTCTCAGTACGAAGGCTTTCCCAATACCTATATCCAGGCTGCGGCTTCCGGAGTCCCGATCGTCTCCTTGACCGTGGACCCTGACCATGTGCTGGCTCAGCATCGAATCGGCCGCTGCGCGGGCGGTGATTTCGACGCGATGGTTGAAGCCGTCAAGCGGTTTGGTCGGGATGAGCGGCTTCGCGAGGACTATGCGCGCCGTGCCCGCGTCTATGCCATCGGCAATCACAGTCTGGAAGTGGCGGTGTCACGCTGGAAGGACACCCTGCTGACGCTCGCGGGACAGGCGCAGGTGGAGCTGCTGAGAGAGGCGGCGTGA
- a CDS encoding glycosyltransferase, translated as MRRVLVLINNTGVGGTERRLGRLFAHMAEEEKDTVFVINRGLWAKLVAGALVPERGARVVRLGEPFGRVAERFAAIGPRAQFWIRKLDYVLMAAWLLLRYGLAAPRLFHIVLGGAYVARPLMSVRRSHRYVISVTDPNLAGHVGSARALPLFRAAIGRSHAVDALTEDIKVSLVRDGVAPNRILCSMGSVVDVTRFRPAATKQPLVVFAGRLVEEKDPLLFLDAIPAVHQAMPEARFGLFGDGPLRGSVELAVDRLGIRSIVTTGFVEDLAPTLSRACIFVSLQQRDNFPSQGLLEAMASGAATVATDVGLTWKLVDDETGIRIRRSAGELAHAVVALLRTPEQCRMMGERARRRVMEHHSEDQYRAYLQSLYARVGAAGEMSGSADRPSHGIP; from the coding sequence ATGCGGCGCGTCCTAGTCCTCATCAACAATACGGGAGTTGGGGGCACGGAGCGACGCCTGGGGCGTCTGTTTGCCCATATGGCCGAGGAGGAAAAAGACACTGTTTTCGTGATCAATCGGGGGCTTTGGGCTAAGCTGGTAGCGGGTGCATTGGTACCGGAACGCGGGGCTCGAGTGGTGCGGTTAGGGGAGCCGTTCGGTCGTGTGGCCGAGCGCTTCGCAGCCATCGGACCTCGTGCGCAGTTTTGGATCAGAAAGCTCGACTATGTGTTGATGGCGGCTTGGCTGCTGCTGCGTTACGGGTTGGCGGCACCCCGGCTGTTCCATATCGTCCTTGGCGGAGCCTACGTGGCCCGGCCGTTGATGTCCGTGAGGCGCAGCCATCGGTATGTGATCTCGGTGACGGATCCCAATCTGGCCGGCCATGTCGGTTCGGCTCGCGCCTTGCCCCTGTTTCGGGCCGCTATCGGACGGAGCCATGCCGTGGATGCATTGACCGAAGATATCAAAGTGTCGTTGGTCCGAGACGGTGTGGCACCGAATCGGATTCTCTGCTCGATGGGAAGCGTTGTGGACGTGACCCGCTTTCGTCCTGCAGCGACCAAACAGCCGCTGGTGGTGTTCGCAGGCCGGTTAGTGGAAGAAAAGGATCCGCTGCTGTTTCTGGACGCGATACCGGCCGTTCACCAGGCCATGCCGGAGGCAAGGTTCGGTTTGTTCGGGGATGGGCCGCTCCGCGGATCGGTGGAGCTTGCCGTCGATCGACTGGGGATCAGGTCCATCGTCACGACCGGGTTTGTAGAGGATCTGGCTCCGACGCTCAGTCGGGCCTGCATCTTCGTGTCGCTGCAGCAGCGGGACAATTTCCCGTCTCAGGGGCTGTTGGAGGCAATGGCCTCTGGGGCGGCGACGGTGGCGACCGACGTCGGGCTTACGTGGAAGCTGGTTGATGACGAGACCGGCATAAGAATTCGACGCTCGGCTGGCGAATTGGCCCATGCAGTCGTGGCGCTCCTGCGCACCCCCGAGCAGTGCCGAATGATGGGAGAGCGTGCGCGCCGACGTGTGATGGAGCACCATTCGGAGGATCAGTATCGGGCGTACCTGCAGTCCCTGTATGCCCGCGTGGGGGCAGCGGGGGAAATGTCGGGTTCCGCCGACCGTCCTTCTCACGGAATTCCATAA
- a CDS encoding class I SAM-dependent methyltransferase encodes MTSQESTQQFLDHVQQHVTSAQKAFVLERHYDTVRREMVRAGNWKPGVRLLDVGCGIGVYAEFWRSRGFRVTALDVDARQVALASRRSKEQGLGIRYEVASGDRLPFEAGSFDVVYANSLLEHVEDWERCLHEWIRVLAPGGLLWVETTNALCPRQGEFRWLPLYSWWPGCMKRIAVRLAKGPLPVLANYTPCPALHWFSFFQLERFFHMQGLAVRDRFDCLDSSRVGWIKRTIRRTALASRLGRRCAYLVISPLVVIASRPV; translated from the coding sequence ATGACCAGTCAGGAATCCACACAGCAGTTCCTCGACCATGTGCAACAGCACGTGACCTCTGCGCAGAAGGCGTTCGTGCTCGAGCGGCACTATGACACCGTTCGCCGGGAAATGGTGCGCGCGGGCAATTGGAAGCCTGGGGTTCGATTGCTCGATGTGGGGTGCGGGATCGGGGTCTATGCGGAGTTTTGGCGGTCTCGTGGCTTCCGAGTCACCGCACTCGACGTGGATGCCAGGCAAGTGGCGTTGGCTTCGCGACGCTCGAAAGAGCAGGGACTCGGCATCCGCTACGAAGTGGCAAGCGGAGATCGCCTTCCGTTTGAAGCCGGGTCCTTCGATGTCGTGTATGCCAACTCCCTGCTGGAACACGTGGAAGATTGGGAGCGCTGTTTGCACGAATGGATTCGTGTGCTCGCGCCCGGCGGATTGTTGTGGGTGGAAACCACCAATGCGCTGTGTCCGCGGCAGGGCGAGTTCCGGTGGTTGCCTCTGTACAGCTGGTGGCCTGGCTGTATGAAGCGTATTGCGGTGCGTTTGGCCAAGGGGCCGCTGCCGGTGTTGGCGAACTACACGCCTTGTCCCGCGCTCCATTGGTTTTCCTTTTTTCAACTGGAGCGATTCTTTCACATGCAAGGGCTTGCGGTGAGGGATCGATTCGATTGCCTGGATTCGAGCAGGGTGGGGTGGATCAAGCGCACGATTCGCCGGACGGCGCTGGCGAGCCGACTGGGGCGTCGATGCGCGTACCTGGTGATTTCGCCGCTCGTGGTCATTGCCAGCCGGCCGGTGTAG
- a CDS encoding glycosyltransferase family 1 protein translates to MQDPVKTIGFYAKGETHWRAMLRDTVAGALGIRPDRVPAGLRTWPGFRSIVQEEFRVLSYVMDWKDAFAESPVLDVEWCNVNNLIEFESGLRKLKRYPLSLVLHSAAWDDLRLLRLAEGRFQNRRGTLLLFYGNEYHNMQEKIAFARSVGADYIASQLPLASAQWLYADCRDSVVVAAPAALNQRVYHCDRGARSIDLGFRGDIYASAYALGDVERTEVLQYFDRHAEQWGLTKDIAFVRHPREQWNEFLNRCKGIMGAESGTYFLERDDHTRQAVIEFMTSKPEATFPEIHERFFRRYEHPVSGKAISSRHFEPVGTKTCQLLLEGHYNGILTADEHYIAIRKDFSNIEDAIRRFKDADYRNAMTERAFGHVLSAHTYGHRVASLLARILGGKDREQAEARSLRGAA, encoded by the coding sequence GTGCAGGATCCGGTCAAGACCATCGGTTTCTATGCCAAGGGAGAGACCCATTGGCGGGCGATGTTGCGCGATACCGTGGCGGGGGCTTTAGGGATTCGTCCGGACAGGGTGCCTGCCGGGTTGCGGACATGGCCGGGCTTTCGATCGATCGTGCAGGAAGAGTTCCGTGTCTTGTCCTACGTGATGGATTGGAAAGATGCGTTTGCCGAGTCGCCGGTACTCGATGTCGAGTGGTGCAACGTCAACAACCTGATCGAGTTCGAGTCGGGGCTCCGCAAACTGAAGCGCTATCCGTTGAGCCTCGTGCTCCATTCCGCCGCATGGGACGATCTGCGGTTGCTGCGGCTGGCGGAAGGACGGTTTCAGAATCGACGTGGAACGTTGTTGCTGTTCTATGGAAACGAATACCACAACATGCAGGAAAAGATCGCGTTTGCGCGATCGGTGGGGGCCGACTACATCGCCTCACAACTGCCGCTGGCCTCGGCGCAGTGGCTCTATGCCGACTGCCGCGACTCCGTCGTGGTCGCGGCCCCGGCCGCGCTGAACCAGCGGGTCTATCACTGCGATCGGGGCGCGCGCTCGATCGATCTGGGATTCCGCGGCGATATTTACGCCAGCGCCTATGCGCTCGGCGATGTCGAGCGTACCGAGGTTCTGCAGTACTTCGATCGTCATGCCGAGCAGTGGGGACTCACCAAAGACATTGCCTTCGTGCGGCATCCCAGGGAGCAGTGGAATGAGTTCTTGAACCGGTGCAAGGGCATCATGGGAGCCGAATCCGGGACCTACTTCTTAGAGCGGGACGACCATACGAGGCAAGCAGTCATCGAGTTTATGACCAGCAAGCCCGAGGCGACGTTTCCCGAAATTCACGAACGATTTTTCCGGCGATACGAGCATCCGGTCTCGGGCAAGGCGATTTCCTCGCGTCACTTCGAGCCGGTTGGAACCAAGACCTGCCAGTTGCTGCTCGAGGGCCACTATAACGGCATCCTCACGGCCGATGAGCATTACATTGCGATCAGGAAAGACTTTTCCAATATCGAGGACGCAATCCGTCGCTTCAAAGATGCCGACTACCGAAACGCGATGACCGAGCGGGCTTTCGGGCACGTCCTCTCGGCGCACACCTATGGGCATCGCGTGGCGAGCTTGCTGGCTCGGATCCTCGGTGGAAAAGATCGGGAGCAGGCCGAAGCGAGATCCTTGCGAGGGGCGGCATGA
- a CDS encoding FAD-dependent oxidoreductase — protein MILIVGAGLAGLSTAYHLGGVPYKIIERESEVGGLCRSYVKDGFTFDYTGHLLHFRQAAIKALVESLLPNRLERHARRSYIYSHETYTEYPFQVNTHGLPPEVVRECLMGFIATLTKGARGPAPESPSFKQWILDSLGDGIAKHFMVPFNEKLWQVPLEELTSEWVSWLVPKPELKDVVNGALGIKDKAFGYNPSFLYPATGGIRVLPEAFLPGVAPVACGTDLVQIETTRRRAVLRDAAGERIESYDRLVSTIPLPELVRRCVDLPAGIREAAAQLRWVSVHNVNLAVSREQVSDKHWIYFPEHRYPFYRAGFPMNFSKAMGRQGCSSMYVEMSHQPTEKISSQQLIERVRQGLEDAGVLRRSDELVMSDVKDIYYAYVLFDRRRGSAVSQILAELERRGISSIGRYGLWEHTSMEDAMGQGRRLAEQLRTALAA, from the coding sequence ATGATTCTGATCGTGGGGGCCGGACTGGCCGGACTGAGTACCGCCTATCACTTGGGAGGCGTACCGTACAAGATCATCGAACGTGAATCAGAAGTCGGAGGCCTCTGCCGTTCCTATGTGAAGGACGGATTCACCTTCGACTATACGGGGCATCTGCTGCACTTCAGGCAAGCCGCCATCAAGGCGTTGGTCGAATCGCTGTTGCCGAACCGGCTCGAGCGGCACGCCCGCCGCTCCTACATTTATTCCCACGAGACGTACACGGAGTATCCCTTTCAAGTGAACACGCACGGGCTGCCGCCTGAAGTGGTGCGCGAATGCTTGATGGGCTTCATCGCGACTCTGACGAAGGGGGCTCGCGGCCCGGCACCGGAGTCTCCTTCGTTCAAACAATGGATCCTGGATAGTCTCGGGGACGGCATTGCCAAGCATTTCATGGTGCCGTTCAACGAAAAACTGTGGCAGGTGCCGCTGGAGGAATTGACCTCCGAATGGGTCTCGTGGCTGGTGCCGAAACCGGAGCTGAAGGACGTCGTGAATGGAGCGCTCGGCATCAAGGACAAGGCGTTCGGCTACAACCCGTCGTTTCTGTATCCGGCCACCGGCGGTATCAGAGTGTTGCCGGAGGCGTTTTTGCCGGGAGTGGCGCCGGTCGCGTGCGGCACCGACCTCGTCCAGATCGAGACGACCCGTCGCCGGGCGGTCCTGCGGGATGCCGCAGGAGAACGGATCGAGTCGTACGACCGGCTCGTGTCCACCATCCCCCTGCCTGAACTGGTGCGGCGATGCGTCGACTTGCCCGCCGGCATCCGTGAGGCGGCGGCTCAGCTCCGCTGGGTGTCCGTACACAATGTGAATCTCGCCGTCTCGCGCGAACAGGTGTCGGACAAGCATTGGATCTATTTCCCGGAACACCGCTATCCCTTTTACCGGGCGGGCTTTCCGATGAACTTCTCGAAGGCGATGGGGCGCCAAGGATGCAGCTCGATGTACGTCGAAATGTCTCATCAGCCGACGGAGAAGATTTCCAGCCAGCAGTTGATCGAGCGGGTCCGGCAGGGGCTCGAGGATGCCGGCGTGCTCCGTCGCAGTGACGAATTGGTGATGTCCGACGTAAAGGACATCTACTACGCCTATGTCCTGTTCGATCGGCGCCGCGGCAGCGCGGTCTCGCAAATCCTGGCCGAATTGGAACGTCGCGGCATCAGCTCGATCGGACGCTATGGGTTGTGGGAACACACTTCGATGGAAGATGCCATGGGCCAGGGGCGGCGTCTGGCCGAGCAGTTGCGAACGGCGTTGGCGGCGTAA
- a CDS encoding undecaprenyl/decaprenyl-phosphate alpha-N-acetylglucosaminyl 1-phosphate transferase: MILLGLTFLLAFALSLYGVPLARQAALKFGIVDRPDGRLKHQGEPVAYLGGLAIYLSFLVSLAFTFEFRHDVLGIVLSGTLIVMLGLIDDFGVLSPGTKLAGQLLAVFVLIKSGIRIEIASLPDWLDLALTVFWMVGIINAFNLLDIMDGLSAGVGLISAAFLCVVAMLNGDNMIAFMLAALIGSLLGFLRYNWRPASIYMGDAGAMFIGLMLGALSMIGKYTEGHSVSLLTPVLILGMPIFDTLFVMYIRFLRGLPVFLGSPDHLAIRLRHWGLTVPQVVLVSYAGAALLGGIGLLVMSVPQDLALVLSGLTLLGLGVAAVALTRVNVSAGLPNATTPQPSTQAGRSGAI; this comes from the coding sequence ATGATTTTGCTCGGACTGACATTTCTGCTGGCGTTTGCGCTGTCCCTCTATGGGGTGCCGCTTGCGCGGCAGGCAGCGTTGAAGTTCGGCATCGTCGACCGTCCGGACGGTCGGTTGAAGCATCAGGGCGAGCCGGTGGCCTATCTCGGCGGATTAGCCATCTACTTGTCGTTTCTGGTGAGCTTGGCATTCACGTTCGAATTCAGGCATGACGTCCTGGGCATCGTGTTGAGTGGAACGCTGATCGTGATGCTGGGGTTGATCGACGACTTTGGCGTTCTGTCCCCCGGCACCAAATTGGCCGGGCAGTTGCTTGCGGTGTTCGTCCTGATCAAGAGCGGGATCAGAATCGAGATCGCATCGTTGCCGGACTGGCTTGACCTGGCGCTGACGGTGTTTTGGATGGTGGGCATCATCAATGCCTTCAACCTGCTCGACATCATGGACGGGTTGTCTGCCGGAGTCGGCCTGATCAGTGCGGCGTTTCTTTGTGTCGTGGCGATGTTGAACGGCGACAACATGATTGCTTTTATGCTGGCGGCCTTGATCGGCAGTCTGCTGGGATTTCTGCGATACAACTGGCGTCCCGCCTCCATCTATATGGGCGATGCCGGCGCCATGTTCATCGGGTTGATGCTGGGCGCGCTCTCGATGATCGGGAAGTACACCGAGGGACATTCCGTCTCGCTGCTCACCCCCGTCTTGATTCTCGGGATGCCGATCTTCGACACGTTGTTTGTGATGTACATTCGGTTCTTGCGAGGGCTCCCGGTGTTTCTCGGCAGTCCTGACCATCTGGCTATCCGGCTTCGACACTGGGGCTTGACCGTGCCGCAAGTCGTGCTGGTCAGCTATGCGGGGGCAGCACTCCTTGGGGGGATCGGGCTCTTAGTCATGTCCGTGCCGCAAGACTTGGCCCTCGTGCTGAGCGGGCTGACGCTGCTCGGTCTTGGCGTGGCGGCGGTGGCCTTGACTCGGGTCAACGTCTCGGCCGGCTTGCCGAACGCGACAACGCCGCAACCCAGCACGCAAGCAGGGAGGTCAGGGGCCATATGA